The following proteins are encoded in a genomic region of Grus americana isolate bGruAme1 chromosome 5, bGruAme1.mat, whole genome shotgun sequence:
- the SERPINA10 gene encoding protein Z-dependent protease inhibitor isoform X1 codes for MPCSYCHSSEQHCLQSVRGGKKKSSLLDVNMKTGIYLLLLSEICVEIIQAGIKPKIPKKEKETNFLERNKNVNISEEWHHHKNISKPFEDQSLEEFTLYNFTEKTANFGFNLYRKIAMTHDNNVIISPLSVSALMTAYMVAAKGETHRQIVKGLNLHAWKDRTDHHHLPALFKQLKDNITMNEELHLVQGTLSFIQKDFRLKESFLNLSKQYFDMEFLRVDFQNFTQAKIVINQNINKRTKGKIPELFEELDHHSKLLLVDYIFFKGKWVYPFNSKFTEIETFHINKYRSVQVPMMFKSDKVNSTFDENLRCTVIKLPYKGKAHMLIAIPEKEGDYISLEDHLTTELVESWLGNMKTRKVDISFPKFKLEQKYKMKKLLHALGMKNLFTHRADLSHLTDHGYVAVSQVVQKAVIEVDEEGTEAAVASGSEITAFTLPPVIKVDRPFLFMIFEETFKTLLFIGRVIDPTEM; via the exons ATGCCTTGCAGTTACTGCCATAGCTCTGAACAGCACTGCTTGCAGTCCGTCAGGGGAGG gaaaaaaaagagctcatTACTAGATGTCAAcatgaaaacaggaatttaCCTACTTCTCTTAAGTGAAATATGTGTTGAAATCATCCAGGCTGGCATCAAACCTAAAAttccaaagaaggaaaaagagactaatttcttggaaagaaataaaaatgttaatatttctgaagaGTGGCATCATCATAAAAATATCTCTAAGCCTTTTGAAGACCAAAGTCTTGAAGAGTTCACTCTTTACAACTTCACTGAAAAGACTGCAAATTTTGGATTTAACCTCTACAGAAAAATTGCAATGACACATGATAACAACGTAATCATCTCTCCCCTTTCTGTATCAGCTCTCATGACTGCATATATGGTGGCAGCCAAAGGGGAAACACACAGACAAATAGTGAAAGGTCTAAACCTCCATGCTTGGAAGGACAGAACAGATCACCATCATTTACCAGCTTTGTTTAAACAACTGAAAGATAACATCACAATGAATGAAGAACTTCACCTTGTGCAAGGTACTCTTTCTTTTATCCAAAAGGACTTCAGACTCAAGGAGTCTTTCCTCAATTTATCTAAGCAGTACTTTGATATGGAATTCCTGAGAGTGGACTTTCAAAACTTTACACAGGCAAAAATTGTCATAAATCAAAACATTAACAAAAGGACCAAAGGAAAAATCCCAGAGCTTTTTGAAGAGCTTGACCACCATAGTAAACTGCTACTTGTGGACTACATATTCTTTAAAG gCAAGTGGGTCTACCCATTTAATTCCAAATTCACAGAGATAGAGACTTTCCACATAAACAAATACCGAAGCGTACAGGTACCCATGATGTTCAAGTCAGATAAAGTTAATTCAACTTTTGATGAGAACTTAAGATGCACTGTGATAAAGCTGCCTTACAAAGGGAAAGCCCACATGCTGATTGCCAtcccagaaaaggaaggagattACATTTCACTTGAAGACCATTTGACTACAGAACTTGTGGAATCCTGGCTTGGAAACATGAAAACTAG aaaagtggatatttcatttccaaagttCAAACTAgagcaaaaatacaaaatgaagaaattgcTTCATGCTCTTGGAATGAAAAATCTCTTTACACATAGAGCAGATCTCAGTCATCTCACAGATCACGGATATGTAGCAGTTTCACAG GTTGTCCAAAAGGCAGTAATTGAAGTTGATGAAGAAGGAACTGAGGCCGCAGTAGCTAGTGGGTCAGAAATAACTGCATTCACACTGCCTCCTGTTATCAAAGTGGACCGACCATTCCTTTTTATGATTTTTgaagaaacttttaaaacattactgTTCATTGGCAGGGTGATTGATCCAACAGAAATGTGA
- the SERPINA10 gene encoding protein Z-dependent protease inhibitor isoform X2: MKTGIYLLLLSEICVEIIQAGIKPKIPKKEKETNFLERNKNVNISEEWHHHKNISKPFEDQSLEEFTLYNFTEKTANFGFNLYRKIAMTHDNNVIISPLSVSALMTAYMVAAKGETHRQIVKGLNLHAWKDRTDHHHLPALFKQLKDNITMNEELHLVQGTLSFIQKDFRLKESFLNLSKQYFDMEFLRVDFQNFTQAKIVINQNINKRTKGKIPELFEELDHHSKLLLVDYIFFKGKWVYPFNSKFTEIETFHINKYRSVQVPMMFKSDKVNSTFDENLRCTVIKLPYKGKAHMLIAIPEKEGDYISLEDHLTTELVESWLGNMKTRKVDISFPKFKLEQKYKMKKLLHALGMKNLFTHRADLSHLTDHGYVAVSQVVQKAVIEVDEEGTEAAVASGSEITAFTLPPVIKVDRPFLFMIFEETFKTLLFIGRVIDPTEM, encoded by the exons atgaaaacaggaatttaCCTACTTCTCTTAAGTGAAATATGTGTTGAAATCATCCAGGCTGGCATCAAACCTAAAAttccaaagaaggaaaaagagactaatttcttggaaagaaataaaaatgttaatatttctgaagaGTGGCATCATCATAAAAATATCTCTAAGCCTTTTGAAGACCAAAGTCTTGAAGAGTTCACTCTTTACAACTTCACTGAAAAGACTGCAAATTTTGGATTTAACCTCTACAGAAAAATTGCAATGACACATGATAACAACGTAATCATCTCTCCCCTTTCTGTATCAGCTCTCATGACTGCATATATGGTGGCAGCCAAAGGGGAAACACACAGACAAATAGTGAAAGGTCTAAACCTCCATGCTTGGAAGGACAGAACAGATCACCATCATTTACCAGCTTTGTTTAAACAACTGAAAGATAACATCACAATGAATGAAGAACTTCACCTTGTGCAAGGTACTCTTTCTTTTATCCAAAAGGACTTCAGACTCAAGGAGTCTTTCCTCAATTTATCTAAGCAGTACTTTGATATGGAATTCCTGAGAGTGGACTTTCAAAACTTTACACAGGCAAAAATTGTCATAAATCAAAACATTAACAAAAGGACCAAAGGAAAAATCCCAGAGCTTTTTGAAGAGCTTGACCACCATAGTAAACTGCTACTTGTGGACTACATATTCTTTAAAG gCAAGTGGGTCTACCCATTTAATTCCAAATTCACAGAGATAGAGACTTTCCACATAAACAAATACCGAAGCGTACAGGTACCCATGATGTTCAAGTCAGATAAAGTTAATTCAACTTTTGATGAGAACTTAAGATGCACTGTGATAAAGCTGCCTTACAAAGGGAAAGCCCACATGCTGATTGCCAtcccagaaaaggaaggagattACATTTCACTTGAAGACCATTTGACTACAGAACTTGTGGAATCCTGGCTTGGAAACATGAAAACTAG aaaagtggatatttcatttccaaagttCAAACTAgagcaaaaatacaaaatgaagaaattgcTTCATGCTCTTGGAATGAAAAATCTCTTTACACATAGAGCAGATCTCAGTCATCTCACAGATCACGGATATGTAGCAGTTTCACAG GTTGTCCAAAAGGCAGTAATTGAAGTTGATGAAGAAGGAACTGAGGCCGCAGTAGCTAGTGGGTCAGAAATAACTGCATTCACACTGCCTCCTGTTATCAAAGTGGACCGACCATTCCTTTTTATGATTTTTgaagaaacttttaaaacattactgTTCATTGGCAGGGTGATTGATCCAACAGAAATGTGA